AATCACTTCCACAActatgaaaataataaaaagaataatCAATGCGGATTCTTTTTTGGATTCATTGTTATAACTATTATTGATTCCTATAAAAGTATCAAGCTTTTACCTTGAAGCTGTATCTCCATTTTCAAGACGGTTAGCTAATTGTGATTCATGAGATTTTGACTTAGTTAAAGGAAACACTTCTGGTTGCGATATTGTATTCTGTAAACCTATTTGATGTTTTTTACAGGGAGGAGGAGTTGTTGGAAACTTAATTCCTGTGTAAaaggaaaaaataaaatttcacaCAATTGTCTCGCTAACAGAAGAAAAATTCACACCTAACACTTACCACGAGCTGTTCTTTGTAAAAGTGGAGTGGAAGGGGGACTAATTGATGACAAAGATGTAACGGAAGAAGCTTGTGCTAATGTATCACTGTTAagattgttgttattattatgaTATGGAATGCTGTCTTCTGAAGGAACAGAACATCTTGTCGTACGAGATCTTGCTGGTCTAGGAGATGCTCCTGTTCTTAAATGATGCCTATCCCAGGAATCCCAATATAAATTCATATCACTGTTATCTATATCTCCTTTCAAGAGAACCTCTGGagaaaatatattacataaaaTAATAAGAAAACTAAATGCCTTGAACATTAAGAACTTTAATCAATTGTTACCCATATATCGACGAAGATTGTGCAATGCCCTGCAAAGTCTACGTAATTCTTCCTCGTGTTTAACATTATACTCTCCCAACATAGTACCTAACTCGTGCTCAGACTTCTCTTTTAGAGCTTCGAGCGAGTTAGCTTTAGAACAGATCATCTAAAATTTGAAATAATCGCTCAGCTTTCGATTACAACCaattaatgaaataaaaataatggTTACTTCTCTGAAAGTTATTTGTACCTGAATAGACTCTTGAGTAAGTCCTACTACTCTTAACcattgctgtaaagatggataTTGTTTCATCTCTGCAGGCAATGATTCGTCTAAAGCCAATTTGGCTTTGGTTACAAGTTGCTTTGAATATAATTTGATCAGTTTCCCCTAAAATGTGCGTTTCATTCGTATGAATAACAAGATTAAGTTTAAGCTTGCGCTTACAAAGAATACAACTATTGATCTTTAAATCACAACCTACTTAACAATAATTCCATTTAAAATCACTGCTGAGATTACTTAAAACATTAAACAAATCTTTTACCGCTCTACCCCTCTGACCCTTCTCCTCAATAATCCAACTTGCGTTTAACAACTTCAAATTAAATTTCTTTACTCTTACCCCACAtgtaacaataaaaaaaaacaataaacGATTGTACTCGAGAAAGAAGGTACGAAAAGATTCAGCTGCCCAAACTGTCAACAGACTAGATCATAGACAAGCTTCGAGTAAATAGCGAAAAAAATTGCATTTGCAACTTGTTGACAATCACGAAGCAGCCCTTCACGAGGTCAAGGCGATCCGTGCCGAAGGTAACGCGAAGAAAGAGGAATTCTGTAAGGATCGAGAATATCGCGCGGCCTTCGAGGTACCTCGAGCGTTCGGATTTCCTGTTGCGTGAGCTCTGCACTGGTCGAACATTGGGTCCTCAAGCCTTCGAGCCGATCAGCGGAGATGTCAATCATGGATTGAACGACGTCTAAGGCTCGACGGTTTTCCTGTTCCGCATCTTCGTTGTCCGCCATCCCGCGGCACGACGACGACCCCTGGTTACGTTCTACGCGACTCCGTTACCTATTTCACAGGCATAATTCCGCTCGCACGGGGTTCCGCACGGCCGCGGCTTTATCACTGACTCTCCGTGTAACCAAACCACTTATCAACATTGACAACCATCTTGGCCGCCTATCGGTGACGTCAATCGGTGCCCGACAATCCGGGATCTCAGCGCGTTCATTCGAGCGACACTGTTGCGTTCGCAAAACCATCCTCCATTCGACCATACCCCCCACCCCAACTCTCTTCAGCAAATACATTCCTAGGTAAAAGCTTTGAATACAATTTCAACAATTTTCCCCTAAAATCTAGCAAATAATTGTCCCTACGAAAGTTTATCTTATTTATTCGATGTGAAGTATAAAAGTATTTTATAATTGTTCATCAATGATATAGAATTATTTTCTGTTTTTTAAGTTTAATATTTGAATACAATTTCATCAATTTTCCCCTAAAATCTAGCAAATAATTATCCCTACGAAAGTTTATCTTATTTATTCGATGTGAAGTATAAAAGTATTTTATAATTGTTCATCAATGATATAGAATTATTTTCTGTTTTTTAAGTTTAATATTTGAATACAATTTCATCAATTTCCCCCTAAAATCTAACAAATAATTATCCCTACGAAAGTTTATTTCATTTATCGAATATCACGTATAAAAGTACTTTATAATTATTCATCAATGATATAGAATTATTTTCTGTTTTTTAAGTTTAATATTGGACTTCTTCGTTGGGATCGTGATCCATGGTTATCTACTTTGCGATTACGTATGTATGATTTTGTTATCGTTTCGAAcgaattaatttttgtattgtgtatgcatgtgtatatatatatatatctggtGTTTTATATTATCGCTTAAGTGTACGTTTAAAGGTGGTTCTCGAGCAGAAATGAAATCGTGTAGGTTTGAGAACGTTCGGTGGATATATCGAATTACGTCTACATGTGTATAAGCGCCACTCGCAACATCTCTTTCCGTCACTTTATGCATTCAATATGATATCCGAGGTTTCTTATCTAGCTGTCTTGCCCGGTCGATGAATGATCAAATTCGTTCGTTGCTTATTCCAGCTTATCCGTTttggtgtcatgtattcgtcgggCGAAATTCTGTGTTGCGCGGCCGACTCGTGGGATTTATAATAATCACTGGTGTTGCATGTTAGCGGTTAGCAAGACTTTATAGAGATGGTGAATATAGacacgataaaaaaaaattatccgCTCCATTGGCTAGTGTGGAATAACAATTACGTAGAGCTCGAGGAGGAATTATCTACGAAGCTggttggtaaaaaaaaaaaaaaaaaaaagtaataagTGTCATTCGATTCGTTAATTGTGCTCGACGTTATCGTGAGCGGTACTTGTGTGATCGAACAGATGGTGACAATAAAGATACGGGAATTGGCaattgtttctttttcttcttttttgctTCTTTTTCCGCTACGAACCGATTACGTGACAGATGTCAGTTTGTTTGTATTTCATTTTGTCAGTGTTGGCGAAGAGAGACAGAGTACTCGACTTGAACAGTGATAAAGAAAAGAAACGTACACGTACATGTGATAAAAATATCTTTATTGACATTTCACTAACTATTTCTTGCTtgtattttatttgaaaatatCAGTTGTGTTTATTTCAGAAATTTGCACCTTCTGCGGTGTTAACACCGTACGACGAATGCGATTCAATTTCCATATCGTAGATGTTGATTAAACTTTATGATTTATTGATCTAAGAAATTCATCTGATACTGTGTGTCAGAGGATCTCATGAGTGAAGCCTTGTATGAGTTAGAAACCATAAATGTTCAATGACTTGTAGCTTTTAATATTATGCATTGATCAATTTTGATAAGGTTTAGAAACGCGCTATATAGTACTGAATAGAGCTGTTGTTGGTTGACAGCTCTAACGTCACGTATAAGGAAAACTTGAAACGTATTTTAATGCTTATCTGTTTGCATAGTTTATACGTTTGgaatctttctttctctctcaccttctttctttctttctcttataAATAAACGTATTTAAAATATCTTAGTAAAAGAGATGATAATTACGATTAGAACTAGTGTATATTAACAAATTAATTACATTGTACTCTTTTATAGCATGATATCGAAAAACCTGACAATAGAGGAAGAACACCATTGATGTTAGCTGTGACTTTAGGTCATATCGAAACTGTTGGGGTATTATTGCAACACGAGGCTAATGTTAATACAGAGAACAATCAAGGATGGACTGGTAATACCTATGCGATTTTAAATATCAAACTGATGGATTAGTTAGTAAGGCAATTTCAATCTTGTTATCATTACAGTGGTTCAAGAAGCAGTTGGTACAGGAAACCCTGAGCTAATACAGATGGTGCTAGCGCATAGGGATTATCAAAGATATTGTAATCGGGTAGCTGGTATTCCAGAATTGCTTCACAAACTTAAACAAGTACGACCATTCTAAATACTATGCAAACATTTTTACATTTATGTAAATTACGCACCTTTTCCAAGTGCCAAAGACTTGTGAATGCTTATAAATTAGTTATAAATGCATGGAGAGAATAGAGAGTGACGATGATGTTTTAATAAAGGAAACAATATTTTCAGGCTCCTGATTtttacgtagaaatgaaatgggaattTACTAGTTGGGGTAACTATAAAGCTGCATATTTTTTTATTACCTTTGATTATAAGTATTAAACTAACGTTTTATCTATTATTAGTTCCTCTTGCCTCTAGAATATGTCCTAGTGACACATACAAGGTATACAAACAGGGCAGCAATGTACGAATCGATACAACTTTATTAGGGTTTGATCATACAAAGTGGCAACGAGGAAACCGTAGTTATGTGTTCAAAGGACAAAGTGAGTACTTAAATGAGGTTTATTGCATGAACGTCAGAACTTggttaaatttattttaatctTTAGTTCTTTCTTGCGTGTGTGTTTTCCTTTCATAATAATAGTAGATTTCTTCATTTGTTCTTTAATTGTATATATTAAATGCAAGCTGCGTCACAAGTACCTGTGGCAATTAGATGTGAACGGAGTTATGTGTTCAGTATGGTGGGACATGAGTCAGGTGACAGAactatttttaaaattaatgtgatgtgcagggttgtagaaaatattataatacattGTGAAGTATAGAAAAATTTCCTTACATGTttcttatacatatatatacatttatttctatatattattaattttttgCAAACTTATTGTTTTAAAAAAGATTAATATACATATTAAGTTTAAATAATTAGTATGTTAAGTTTAATGTTTTTATATGGTaagtgcaattaatattacagtgAAAATAATTCTAATATACATTGTACGTACATTGTGCATACATGTATAATATACATGTATGATATACTAGTGCCAGTAATTAAATATATTTGAATAAGAATTATTTGGCAAGTAATAATTAGAGCTATCAATATTAGTAATAAActataaattatattacattATAGAATAATGTGGAAGCTTTATTctgatatttttatttatatatatccgAGTTTTAAAAATAATACTTATTTATGCAGATGATGGAGCAACAATGATGGAAGTAGATCATAAAACGAGAAAGGTATATGTCGAGCACATTAAACTCGTAGATATCGACGATATGCAATTAATGGAACCGTCTGAGGAAGGTGTATTGGCTCGACTTACAAATCCGATAGTTACTACATATATAGATACGGATAAAATTAGTTTTGAGCGGTAATTGTCTCAGTTTATTATCTCTAAGTTGTGAGTATACTTTATTATTGGATTTATATGTATTCATTCGAAATGATTTATTCAATTAGCAATAAAGCTGGTTTATGGGGATGGCGTTCTGATAAAAGTGAAGTAGTTAATGGACATGAGTGTAAGGTGTTTAGTGCATGTAATGTAGAATTAATAACAAAAACTCGATTGGAACATTTGTCCGAACCCGACAAGGCACGGGCTCGTGCTCCTCGTACACCTCTTCAGTCATTTCTTGGCATGGCGGAACAACAGCAAGAGAACAGTAATAGCGCAGCTACTAGTGTAATTTTTCCTTTGTAATCATTTTACCACATATAGTGCACATTGCAGTAAAACTTATTTAGTGATCGTTTTAGGAAGAGTATAGCAATATTGGGAATCCTTCTAATATAACAGCTGAGGAATATTTTGATCCAGATGTTGATTTAAATGGAAGGGATATAGGTAGACCAAAAGAAGTTAATACAAAAATTCAGAAGTTTAAGGTATCATAATTAAAGATTATACTTATAACGTTTGAGTTGAACGTAACATATGAAATGTACTGTCTACTTATGCTTTAATCAGAATCAGTACTTAAATGACACATACTTAAATTTATAAAGATAtatgaattaaaataaaaattaatttattttaattaaaattacatATGTTACCACCCAATGTAATATTTCTATATAATATGAATATAGTTTAGTATGAAATTGCAGGCAACTTTATGGCTCAGTGAACAATATCCATTAAGTCTTCAAGAACAAATTATGCCTATCGTCGATCTTATGGCGATATCTAGTTCACATTTTGCTAAATTAAAAGATTTTATTCAAATGCAACTACCAGCTGGATTCCCTGTAAAAATTGGTAAGTTTTTAATtgcattttcttttctttccttttactataatagagatcttatgttaTAAaagttttattaatatttttttgtagaaattcctctgtttcatataTTAAACGCCAGAATAACGTTTGGGAATATTTTTGGCATGGATCAAGAAGTTCCTCATGTAGGGCGTTTACAAGAAACTAACAGAATGACCTGTTTGGTTGATGATGTTTGTTTCGAAGCACCAGTGGGATATGTGAAACTAGGTAAGATGAATGCTCATATTATTAAAGAAAGACGTTGTGTCCATGTAGCTGCTAAGACTTACATAGGGAAGTACTTCTTGTATTATGTAATTTATATACTTAGCAGGTGCTGAAGTGCGGACACAATTTAGTATGGAGGAAGAAGATGATCTTCTGCAATTTGCTATTCAACAAAGTTTATTGGAAGTTGGGAGTGAACGTGATGAGGTACAAATACTTATAATTTCATTTGATTCCTATTAAATAAAATCTTAATACTATTTATAATTTTTACACTATTAAGGTGGATATATGGGAGGCGTTAAGGGCGCAGAAACCATCTCGACCTACGACGCCCAACATGACAACGGAAGAAGAAAGGCAGCTGCAGAGGTATgagaatatattatttataagagtgCAGTTTCAGATATTTTGCTTTTATTTTAAAAGTTCTAAACATTTTATTTTGCATGTGATCTTGCTCGACTATTCAAATCCAGGAAGGTGGGTGATAGATTGCTACAAAATATTAATTACATGATAATTATTTTAACCAATAACACATATATACATCTAAATATTTTTTCAGCAAATTTGAGGAATTGCAGCAAATGCTAACAAaccatatttttcaattttcttagATATTTTGTTCTTTatattatagttattttttATGCTTATCTTACGCAGAAAAATACGAGtaggttgcagatgtttatgcatAGATATGCATTCATAAGAAATACCAAGTGCACGTAATATGTAAAAATGCTTAACGTAATATTTAACACAATATACGTATAATATTTATAGACGAAAAAAACAAATTCTCAATTAgatttataaaaatatgaatttgCATAAACATTTGGATTTTAATAAGAACAAAATTTTCTACCAAAAACCAACTGTGTATTTTTATTTTCGTGTTTAATGCAGAGCTATTCAGGCAAGCCTAGCGCTGTGTCAGGAGAATACTGCTGGATGTGCGAGCGGTCGGAGTAATTCAGATAAGTCTCCAAACGACGTGGAAGATGCTGAATCACTCGAAGACACAGCAGAACAATTAAGACTGGCATTAAGACTTTCAGAGTTACAGCAATTAGAGGAAGAACAGCGACGATTAATGGAGGAAGAAACATTTCGTCAAGTGTTAGAGTTGTCTCTTACAGACAAGTGAACATTGAAAAACGTGCAATAGTCATTAAAATAAATTCGATCAAATTATACTTCCACGATTACGTGAAATCTTCCGGTTGCTCACGCACTGCGTGGTTGTTAAGCGCGAGAATCATTTCCTACAATTCATAAAGTACATTAAGAAATAAATCTGTTGCTTACAACAGACATTTGTTATTacagtatatatttatatatatttatatatattatatatataaatatatatatatataaaatagttaCGAAATACAGGTCAAATGGTGGAAATAATATAGCATTAACTATGAAAGTAAATGATTTAAATtatgttatatatatttatttcttagctacattttatataaatgaaaaaatatcGAGAGTAGTACACGGAGGAACATGGTATATACGTAATACTCAGAAGTCTTGAAAATTACAATTGCTCTGACAAAACAGTCAGAATATTTTTAACATTCGAGTGAATCACGTACGATTCGAGTAATAATCAATCAAATAGGGATAAAAAATCTTGTTGAAAGTACATACTATAAGTTCCGACTGTCGATCTATCAAATAAAAAGCTTGTAATTCTCAAGCCTTCAACGGTTATTCGTTTTGTCCTTTCTCCTAGTAATTAGAGTCGCATTTCCAAAAGAGTTCTAGCATCAAAATCTAGTAATAGATATCggattaatattttaattaatgttCTATATGTAACAATTTACTAAAAAATAACTGCCTCTCTTAATGTTCAGGCAATTCAAACTACTCCAAGTTCCTTTTTATACCCGTGATAAAATAATTGTAAGTAGCGGTTTTTCGATTTATTAAGAATAGCAACAAATGTAATAAAAGTGTATTATTTATTCTTTATAGTTAATTCATAGTAGATGAGTAATTTCGTTGAAATGTTTAGTACAAATTAAATGTACGAAATAAACAAGAAAAGAGAACATCATTAATTAACTTGTTGTTAGTGTACCAACAATTTGTCAAGAGAATCAAACATGAAGTCATATATCTGAATATCACATATCACTGTTCTGTAAAAATTTCTATTCCAAAGATGAATTATTGCTTGTCGCAGAATTTCTTTGATACATGAACTAATTGCTCTCAACGGAACATAATAGCAGTACATTAGTTATATTGTAATAAAAAAGTATATTTCTACAAGTAGTATACAACAGGTATAATtatatgtataaaataaaatGTGCGTAGAAGAACATGATGGAAAAAAGATATTTATATGACGTTCGAGcagaaataatatttaatttattaccAATAGTCGACAGTGAATCAATCTGCCAGTAATGGGCTCTATTCAAATTCTGATTGTGCCCTAAAATAGACATgatgttttataataaaattatgtTTCACAGCATCAAATATAATGtcaaaaatatttttacataaTTCCACTTTGTTTCTCCATATAATtccaatattatatatatacgaaCCTTTTAAATATAGTGTTTAATATATTTGCACTTTGTGCAAAACGTTGTTCATTTTTATGCGCTTGTTGATGCCACTTTTTGCGCACAGCGTTCCAATGTACTCTGTGGTCTCGTAATAATGTTTCTCGCGATTTCAAAGCCTGTCCGTCCTACAATGTATTATACACAACATATGTATTTATAATGATGTAATTATTGATTACAATATCATATTAGATATGTAAACTACAAAAACTCCACTTAGTAGATATCTTACATAATCTAAATTCAAAACTTCACTCTCCTTAGGTATTGGCGAGGGTATACGATTTCTAGGTATAGCTTCTTCACAAGGAAGTGGAGGCGGCAAATAATATATATCACGAATTTCTCCATTACTGTCcaatatattattacttatatTAACTTCATTTACTATTTCTGGACTTGGACTACGTATCCTAAGCAAAGAAAACAAAACTTTTTTTCTCATATCACATTTTAATCTTAATATATCTGTAATGAAGAGAATTAAATGATTTCTTTTACGTTTAATTGAATTAATATCATCGAGTTAATATTAGTAATGGTAtgtatataaaattgtattagaaataattaaaTAGCCTAAGATAGTTATGTATGAAAATCAAAATGaatgaataatatttaaacatttaatgatttacaattattttctgTTACTCACTTTGGAATGAGATTAGGATTTCTTGGTTGATTTGCCATCCATGCCCTGCATATAGGGTAAAGTGGTGTGTCTTCTTGAAATTGTGCTAAATCAACGCTTCTATCAAATAACTTCATAACATAAGTATGATGGAATGCTGTATCCATTTGTATCTGTCTACGGCGTCGTACTTTACGTGGTTGCTGAAAGTTGGCTGATTTTAATCTATACATGTTATCACTGTAAATAAAGGACACAAATCTTaatgacaaaaaaaaaagaagaaaatgtaaTTGTATATCGAAAAAGAAATTACAGTTTTTTCACTTGATGTTTGTAATCTTGAGTAGAATTTTCTTCGCTTGAATCTGCAGATGACCCTGTATCGCTATGTTGCAATAACTCTCTGAGTGCTCCTTTTAAACGATCCCTTGCGACAAGTACATCGCTATCTCCTGatgaaatatattttaatattataacaAGCTACAGTACACACACATTTATAAAACACTACCAAGTAGATGAATGAAACATTTTGTATTACCCAATTCATCTTTTATTTCTACTTTTACTCGACCAGGTATTGGTGCCGGTGGTGGttgaatatttcttttcttcccCATCTAAATTCAGACATAATTTAATTTACTATTCTAAACATGTTGCACAAATATTTATAACAGTCTTTAATTTATAGTTATAACATACCTTACAGTAAGTAGGTTAATTTTTATATGTGCATAAAATTCtgtgtatttaatttttttctggTTAACAAAAATTGTCCAGAGTTAAAAGTATTTCTActattctcatttacatttattaacaGAATAATATAAGTGTGAAAAGAGCTCAAattggtcgcacataattatcgacagcaaAGTAAACTATtggagaactactagcgccatctctgtggaaagtgctgaaactaatagtcgaccagtttcagcgcttctccaacagatggcgctagtgtttgagtagttcacttcgctgtcgataacgctgagcgaccagtttgagcacttttcacggagatggcgccacgggttctcgaGCAGAGGGGGTAACAtccgtctcactctttcctatagctttcttataaatctttctctctcttacctctaaaacaGGACATATAAAACAAGTCTGGATGATATCCCTGTGGCGTTACGGAACCTGGGGGCGCTGGTGCTTTTTGAAGTGTGGTGTGACTTGTTGTGTTGTCCGGGTATATTTAAAAGTCCTACAAACATAAAGGTTAAATCATTGTGTGTAGTTTTACGTAGTTTTGTATTAAGAACATTTTGCTGGACAATTGAAGGTTACTGTGAAGATGCAGTGCATATTGAATGTTAAaggatttttaattattatcacAATAAGTGTAGCGCACGCTTTTGTATATAATTGTCTTTTGTATAACAACAACGATTATAGATGTAGACTAGGAACGAAAACACCATATAGGTTCATATCAAACCATGACGATAATCCTTTTGAATACTCTGGTAGTATTTATATATCTAAAAGCTATACGTTTATTTTTTATCATACTGTTCATGTAAAATTGCTGTTGGTCTTAATTGCAGGTTGTAACCCAAAAAAGATCTGGTTAATTATAAGACACGGTACAAGATACCCTGGTAAAAAGTATATATCGTCCATGATTGAAAGATTACCaaagttaagaaacattattttAAAGAACTATGAAAGAAATCAAACAAAATTGACGAAGGAAGATGCAATTTTATTTGAAGATTGGACTGTTACCTTTAGCGAAGGTGATATTATGAAATTAGCGGAGGAGGGTGAAAATGAAATGATTGATATCGGAGAAAGATATCAATCCAGATTTCCTACTCTTATGTCTGAAGTCTATGACAATCAAACTTATAGGGTAAAAGAAATGAAACTCCTACTTTTGATGCCAGTTGCTaactatttttattaaataagaatattaatttTTAGTTTAAGTATACTGCCACTCAACGTACGGAAGAAAGTGCAAAGAACTTTGCCACTGGTTTATTTGGTAGACGCAATAGTTATGAAGTTCAGTATCCAGAACCAGAACATAAAGATCCTGTGCTGAGAGTAATTAACATAATTTGATTTTACATCTACGCGATCTTTCAGTTTTTGATCATTCTGTTTTTAAGTTGTTTTTAGTTTTATAAGCGTTGCCAACGTTGGCGGTTTGAAGTAGATAAGAATCCAAATGCGCAAGTGGAGAAAGAAAAATTCTTGAAGAGCGAAATTTACAAGAAGATGCTGAGGGAAGTTTCTCAACGCATTGGATATCAAATTGATCATGGTATATAGTTCATTAGTTTTGATATACAACACAACAGTGGACAAAAGAATGTAGCTTAGTTTGATAAGTGTATACATTTCAGAAAGTGTACATCTGATGTATTTGATGTGTGGATTTGAAACCGCGTGGCATACTGAGACTGAATCACCAtggtgtaaaatattttcgCTGCATGATTTTAAAGTAAGTTTTAAAAGTTCTGAAATTGGATTGTTTTTTTGAGTAACTTTACTAATTTGATTTCTTTCGTAATTGTAAATGGTATTTAGATACtcgagtttgcagatgacttagAATATTATTGGATAGATGGATATGGTCACAAATTGTCTTACGAACAGGCATGCCCTGCTATGAGAGATGTCTTCAACTTTTTTGGGTAAAAGTAGTTTACTCAATATTTATTTACATCAATTATAATATACACAATTAAACTTTGGTTTTGATTCATAGATCAGTGGAGGGACCATTGGTATCAGCGTATTTTACTCATTCTGGAACCATTTTGAAATTATTAGCTTTATTAGGAGTTGCTAAAGATGATCAACATTTGACGCATGATTCATTTTCATTATATGCAGATTATAGAGCTTGGAGAACTGGGATCATAGATTCATTTGCATCAAACATCGCGTTTGTCTTATATGAGTAATTATTTATTAGTATATTTTACATATAACGTAATAATTACAACATTATAATGTCCTGCTTTTTAATTTAGTTGCTCTGGAGTTCCCAGTGTTCTTTTCATGCATCAAGAAAGACCATTGTATCTACCAGGTTGTCCTATGGACATGCCATGCCCATTGTCTATTATGAAAGCTCTTTATCCCGATCAAGAACAAGAGTGCGAATTTGAAGCAATGTGTTCACTAGAAGAATCATCGTAGAAGAGATATAAAATCGTAA
This is a stretch of genomic DNA from Xylocopa sonorina isolate GNS202 chromosome 8, iyXylSono1_principal, whole genome shotgun sequence. It encodes these proteins:
- the LOC143426339 gene encoding ankyrin repeat domain-containing protein 13D isoform X1; the protein is MVNIDTIKKNYPLHWLVWNNNYVELEEELSTKLHDIEKPDNRGRTPLMLAVTLGHIETVGVLLQHEANVNTENNQGWTVVQEAVGTGNPELIQMVLAHRDYQRYCNRVAGIPELLHKLKQAPDFYVEMKWEFTSWVPLASRICPSDTYKVYKQGSNVRIDTTLLGFDHTKWQRGNRSYVFKGQTASQVPVAIRCERSYVFSMVGHESDDGATMMEVDHKTRKVYVEHIKLVDIDDMQLMEPSEEGVLARLTNPIVTTYIDTDKISFERNKAGLWGWRSDKSEVVNGHECKVFSACNVELITKTRLEHLSEPDKARARAPRTPLQSFLGMAEQQQENSNSAATSEEYSNIGNPSNITAEEYFDPDVDLNGRDIGRPKEVNTKIQKFKATLWLSEQYPLSLQEQIMPIVDLMAISSSHFAKLKDFIQMQLPAGFPVKIEIPLFHILNARITFGNIFGMDQEVPHVGRLQETNRMTCLVDDVCFEAPVGYVKLAGAEVRTQFSMEEEDDLLQFAIQQSLLEVGSERDEVDIWEALRAQKPSRPTTPNMTTEEERQLQRAIQASLALCQENTAGCASGRSNSDKSPNDVEDAESLEDTAEQLRLALRLSELQQLEEEQRRLMEEETFRQVLELSLTDK
- the LOC143426339 gene encoding ankyrin repeat domain-containing protein 13D isoform X4, encoding MVNIDTIKKNYPLHWLVWNNNYVELEEELSTKLHDIEKPDNRGRTPLMLAVTLGHIETVGVLLQHEANVNTENNQGWTVVQEAVGTGNPELIQMVLAHRDYQRYCNRVAGIPELLHKLKQAPDFYVEMKWEFTSWVPLASRICPSDTYKVYKQGSNVRIDTTLLGFDHTKWQRGNRSYVFKGQNDGATMMEVDHKTRKVYVEHIKLVDIDDMQLMEPSEEGVLARLTNPIVTTYIDTDKISFERNKAGLWGWRSDKSEVVNGHECKVFSACNVELITKTRLEHLSEPDKARARAPRTPLQSFLGMAEQQQENSNSAATSEEYSNIGNPSNITAEEYFDPDVDLNGRDIGRPKEVNTKIQKFKATLWLSEQYPLSLQEQIMPIVDLMAISSSHFAKLKDFIQMQLPAGFPVKIEIPLFHILNARITFGNIFGMDQEVPHVGRLQETNRMTCLVDDVCFEAPVGYVKLGAEVRTQFSMEEEDDLLQFAIQQSLLEVGSERDEVDIWEALRAQKPSRPTTPNMTTEEERQLQRAIQASLALCQENTAGCASGRSNSDKSPNDVEDAESLEDTAEQLRLALRLSELQQLEEEQRRLMEEETFRQVLELSLTDK
- the LOC143426339 gene encoding ankyrin repeat domain-containing protein 13D isoform X2, with translation MVNIDTIKKNYPLHWLVWNNNYVELEEELSTKLHDIEKPDNRGRTPLMLAVTLGHIETVGVLLQHEANVNTENNQGWTVVQEAVGTGNPELIQMVLAHRDYQRYCNRVAGIPELLHKLKQAPDFYVEMKWEFTSWVPLASRICPSDTYKVYKQGSNVRIDTTLLGFDHTKWQRGNRSYVFKGQTASQVPVAIRCERSYVFSMVGHESDDGATMMEVDHKTRKVYVEHIKLVDIDDMQLMEPSEEGVLARLTNPIVTTYIDTDKISFERNKAGLWGWRSDKSEVVNGHECKVFSACNVELITKTRLEHLSEPDKARARAPRTPLQSFLGMAEQQQENSNSAATSEEYSNIGNPSNITAEEYFDPDVDLNGRDIGRPKEVNTKIQKFKATLWLSEQYPLSLQEQIMPIVDLMAISSSHFAKLKDFIQMQLPAGFPVKIEIPLFHILNARITFGNIFGMDQEVPHVGRLQETNRMTCLVDDVCFEAPVGYVKLGAEVRTQFSMEEEDDLLQFAIQQSLLEVGSERDEVDIWEALRAQKPSRPTTPNMTTEEERQLQRAIQASLALCQENTAGCASGRSNSDKSPNDVEDAESLEDTAEQLRLALRLSELQQLEEEQRRLMEEETFRQVLELSLTDK
- the LOC143426339 gene encoding ankyrin repeat domain-containing protein 13D isoform X3 yields the protein MVNIDTIKKNYPLHWLVWNNNYVELEEELSTKLHDIEKPDNRGRTPLMLAVTLGHIETVGVLLQHEANVNTENNQGWTVVQEAVGTGNPELIQMVLAHRDYQRYCNRVAGIPELLHKLKQAPDFYVEMKWEFTSWVPLASRICPSDTYKVYKQGSNVRIDTTLLGFDHTKWQRGNRSYVFKGQNDGATMMEVDHKTRKVYVEHIKLVDIDDMQLMEPSEEGVLARLTNPIVTTYIDTDKISFERNKAGLWGWRSDKSEVVNGHECKVFSACNVELITKTRLEHLSEPDKARARAPRTPLQSFLGMAEQQQENSNSAATSEEYSNIGNPSNITAEEYFDPDVDLNGRDIGRPKEVNTKIQKFKATLWLSEQYPLSLQEQIMPIVDLMAISSSHFAKLKDFIQMQLPAGFPVKIEIPLFHILNARITFGNIFGMDQEVPHVGRLQETNRMTCLVDDVCFEAPVGYVKLAGAEVRTQFSMEEEDDLLQFAIQQSLLEVGSERDEVDIWEALRAQKPSRPTTPNMTTEEERQLQRAIQASLALCQENTAGCASGRSNSDKSPNDVEDAESLEDTAEQLRLALRLSELQQLEEEQRRLMEEETFRQVLELSLTDK